A stretch of the Corvus moneduloides isolate bCorMon1 chromosome 8, bCorMon1.pri, whole genome shotgun sequence genome encodes the following:
- the JAKMIP3 gene encoding janus kinase and microtubule-interacting protein 3 isoform X15, producing the protein MAKRGSSSRARGDKPDALAALQAANEELRAKLTDIQIELQQEKSKVSKLEREKNQEVKQIKEHEQHKSTVVVTELKVKLHEDKMKELQAVRETLLRQHEAELLRVIKIKDNEIQRLQTLLNAVRDGAPDKVKTVLLTEAKEEAKKGFEVEKIKMQQEISELKGAKKQVEEALTMVIQADKIKAAEIRSVYHLHQEEITRIKRECEREIRRLLDEKDARRFQLKIAELSGIIRKLEDRNALLSEERNELLKRLREAESQYKPILDKNKRLSRKNEELSHALRRMENKLKFVTQENIAMRQRTGAIRRPSSLNDLDHSQEEREVDFLRLQVIEQQNIIDELSKTLETAGYVKSVMERDKLLRFRKQRKKMTRIPKKPVVETFYGYDEEASLESDGSSISYQTDRTDQTPCTPEDDLEEGMAKEETELRFRQLTMEYQALQRAYALLQEQVGGTLDAEREVKTREQLQAEIHRSQAQIEDLEKALAEQGQDMKWIQEKQALYRRNQELVEKIKQMEAEEARLKHDVQDVKDQNELLEFRILELEERERRSPAINFHHGPFTEGKSPLQVYCEAEGVTDIVVAELMKKLDILGDNAVSNLTNEEQVVIIQARTVLTLAEKWLQQIEVTESALQQKMLDLENEKELFSKQKGYLDDELDFRKQSLDQAHKQILELEAMLYDALQQEAGAKISELLSEEEKEKLKSAVEQWKRQVMSELRERDAQILRERMELIQHAQQRIKELEERIEGQKRQIKELEEKLSFFGHSPSGHMHKPPEDAPAAPAVLPRSSALLPETNTETLPFPPPQICLVLCSWQWEVQSVGPFPWG; encoded by the exons ATGGCCAagaggggctccagcagccGCGCCAGGGGGGACAAGCCCGACGCCTTGGCCGCCCTGCAGGCTGCCAATGAGGAGCTCAGGGCCAAGCTCACCGACATCCAGATcgagctgcagcaggagaagagtAAG GTCAGCAAGTTGGAAAGGGAGAAGAATCAGGAAGTGAAGCAGATCAAGGAGCACGAACAGCATAAAAGTACAGTGGTGGTCACAGAGCTCAAAGTCAAACTTCATGAAGACAAAATGAAAGAGCTCCAAGCTGTTCGAGAAACACTTCTGAGACAGCACGAAGCTGAACTACTCAgagtaattaaaattaaagataaCGAAATCCAGAGACTACAGACCCTGCTCAACGCCGTGCGCGACGGGGCCCCGGACAAGGTGAAAACGGTGCTGCTCACCGAGGCCAAGGAGGAGGCCAAGAAGGGCTTTGAGGTGGAGAAAATCAAAATGCAGCAAGAAATTTCCGAGCTGAAGGGGGCTAAGAAACAAGTGGAGGAGGCTCTCACTATGGTCATCCAAGCTGACAAAATCAAAGCAGCGGAGATAAGGAGTGTGTATCACCTGCACCAGGAGGAGATCACCAGGATCAAGAGGGAGTGCGAGAGGGAAATTCGCAGACTG TTGGATGAAAAAGATGCCCGGCGCTTCCAGCTGAAAATCGCAGAGCTGAGCGGCATCATCCGGAAGCTGGAGGACCGGAACGCGCTGCTGTCGGAGGAGAGGAACGAGCTG TTGAAACGTCTCAGAGAAGCAGAAAGTCAGTATAAGCCCATTTTGGACAAAAACAAACGCCTCAGTAGGAAGAATGAGGAGTTGTCACATGCCTTACGTcgaatggaaaataaattgaaatttgTGACGCAGGAAAATATCGCGATG AGGCAAAGAACTGGAGCAATAAGGAGACCAAGCTCCTTAAATGACCTTGACCACAGccaggaagaaagagaagtggATTTCCTGAGACTACAAGTTATTGAGCAGCAAAACATCATTGATGAGCTCTCCAAG ACCCTGGAGACAGCTGGCTATGTGAAGAGTGTCATG GAACGTGATAAGCTGCTAAGGTtcaggaagcaaaggaaaaaaatgacaagaatTCCTAAg AAGCCGGTGGTGGAGACGTTCTACGGCTACGACGAGGAGGCTTCCCTGGAGTCCGATGGCTCCTCCATCTCCTACCAAACTGACCGCACTGACCAGACCCCCTGCACTCCTGAAGACGACCTGGAAGAG gGCATGGCCAAGGAGGAGACGGAGCTGCGTTTTCGGCAGCTGACGATGGAGTACCAGGCCCTGCAGCGTGCCTAcgccctgctgcaggagcaggtcGGGGGCACCTTGGATGCAGAACGAGAAGTTAAG ACACGTGAGCAGCTCCAAGCAGAAATACACCGATCCCAGGCTCAGATAGAAgacctggagaaggctctggctgagcagggacag GACATGAAGTGGATTCAGGAGAAGCAGGCGTTGTACAGAAGAAATCAGGAACTGGTGGAAAAG ATAAAACAGATGGAAGCCGAGGAGGCTCGTCTCAAACACGATGTCCAGGACGTGAAGGACCAAAACGAGCTGCTGGAATTCAGGATCTTGGAGCTGGAG GAGAGGGAGAGACGGTCCCCTGCCATCAACTTCCACCACGGCCCCTTCACAGAGGGGAAGAGCCCTCTGCAGGTGTACTGCGAGGCAGAAGGTGTAACA GACATAGTGGTAGCAGAGCTGATGAAAAAGCTGGACATTTTAGGGGATAACGCCGTAAGT AACCTGACCAACGAAGAGCAGGTGGTCATCATCCAGGCCAGGACTGTCCTCACGCTGGCTGAAAAG TGGCTCCAGCAGATCGAAGTGACCGAGTCTGCGCTGCAGCAGAAGATGCTGGATCTGGAGAACGAGAAG GAGCTGTTCAGCAAGCAAAAGGGCTACCTGGACGATGAGTTGGACTTCAGGAAACAGTCCCTGGACCAGGCTCACAAG CAAATTCTGGAATTAGAAGCCATGCTCTATGATGCCCTGCAGCAAGAAGCTGGAGCCAAAATTTCCGAACTTCTTtcagaagaggagaaggagaagctgaAGAGCGCCGTGGAGCAATGGAAGCGGCAGGTGATGAGTGAGCTCCGGGAGAGGGACGCCCAAATCCTGCGGGAAAGGATGGAGCTCATTCAGCATGCACAGCAG AGAATTAAAGAGCTAGAAGAAAGAATTGAAGGCCAAAAAAGACAGATAAAAGAGTTAGAGGAAAAG cttTCATTCTTTGGTCATAGTCCTTCAGGCCACATGCACAAG CCTCCTGAGGAcgctccagctgcccctgctGTTCTTCCcaggagctcagccctgctTCCCGAGACCAACACAGAGACTTTGCCCTTTCCACCCCCCCAGATCTGTCTCGTACTTTGCTCCTGGCAATGGGAGGTGCAGTCTGTGGGACCCTTTCCCTGGGGCTGA
- the JAKMIP3 gene encoding janus kinase and microtubule-interacting protein 3 isoform X13, giving the protein MAKRGSSSRARGDKPDALAALQAANEELRAKLTDIQIELQQEKSKVSKLEREKNQEVKQIKEHEQHKSTVVVTELKVKLHEDKMKELQAVRETLLRQHEAELLRVIKIKDNEIQRLQTLLNAVRDGAPDKVKTVLLTEAKEEAKKGFEVEKIKMQQEISELKGAKKQVEEALTMVIQADKIKAAEIRSVYHLHQEEITRIKRECEREIRRLEQQLDEKDARRFQLKIAELSGIIRKLEDRNALLSEERNELLKRLREAESQYKPILDKNKRLSRKNEELSHALRRMENKLKFVTQENIAMRQRTGAIRRPSSLNDLDHSQEEREVDFLRLQVIEQQNIIDELSKTLETAGYVKSVMERDKLLRFRKQRKKMTRIPKKPVVETFYGYDEEASLESDGSSISYQTDRTDQTPCTPEDDLEEGMAKEETELRFRQLTMEYQALQRAYALLQEQVGGTLDAEREVKTREQLQAEIHRSQAQIEDLEKALAEQGQDMKWIQEKQALYRRNQELVEKIKQMEAEEARLKHDVQDVKDQNELLEFRILELEERERRSPAINFHHGPFTEGKSPLQVYCEAEGVTDIVVAELMKKLDILGDNAVSNLTNEEQVVIIQARTVLTLAEKWLQQIEVTESALQQKMLDLENEKELFSKQKGYLDDELDFRKQSLDQAHKQILELEAMLYDALQQEAGAKISELLSEEEKEKLKSAVEQWKRQVMSELRERDAQILRERMELIQHAQQRIKELEERIEGQKRQIKELEEKLSFFGHSPSGHMHKPPEDAPAAPAVLPRSSALLPETNTETLPFPPPQICLVLCSWQWEVQSVGPFPWG; this is encoded by the exons ATGGCCAagaggggctccagcagccGCGCCAGGGGGGACAAGCCCGACGCCTTGGCCGCCCTGCAGGCTGCCAATGAGGAGCTCAGGGCCAAGCTCACCGACATCCAGATcgagctgcagcaggagaagagtAAG GTCAGCAAGTTGGAAAGGGAGAAGAATCAGGAAGTGAAGCAGATCAAGGAGCACGAACAGCATAAAAGTACAGTGGTGGTCACAGAGCTCAAAGTCAAACTTCATGAAGACAAAATGAAAGAGCTCCAAGCTGTTCGAGAAACACTTCTGAGACAGCACGAAGCTGAACTACTCAgagtaattaaaattaaagataaCGAAATCCAGAGACTACAGACCCTGCTCAACGCCGTGCGCGACGGGGCCCCGGACAAGGTGAAAACGGTGCTGCTCACCGAGGCCAAGGAGGAGGCCAAGAAGGGCTTTGAGGTGGAGAAAATCAAAATGCAGCAAGAAATTTCCGAGCTGAAGGGGGCTAAGAAACAAGTGGAGGAGGCTCTCACTATGGTCATCCAAGCTGACAAAATCAAAGCAGCGGAGATAAGGAGTGTGTATCACCTGCACCAGGAGGAGATCACCAGGATCAAGAGGGAGTGCGAGAGGGAAATTCGCAGACTG GAACAGCAGTTGGATGAAAAAGATGCCCGGCGCTTCCAGCTGAAAATCGCAGAGCTGAGCGGCATCATCCGGAAGCTGGAGGACCGGAACGCGCTGCTGTCGGAGGAGAGGAACGAGCTG TTGAAACGTCTCAGAGAAGCAGAAAGTCAGTATAAGCCCATTTTGGACAAAAACAAACGCCTCAGTAGGAAGAATGAGGAGTTGTCACATGCCTTACGTcgaatggaaaataaattgaaatttgTGACGCAGGAAAATATCGCGATG AGGCAAAGAACTGGAGCAATAAGGAGACCAAGCTCCTTAAATGACCTTGACCACAGccaggaagaaagagaagtggATTTCCTGAGACTACAAGTTATTGAGCAGCAAAACATCATTGATGAGCTCTCCAAG ACCCTGGAGACAGCTGGCTATGTGAAGAGTGTCATG GAACGTGATAAGCTGCTAAGGTtcaggaagcaaaggaaaaaaatgacaagaatTCCTAAg AAGCCGGTGGTGGAGACGTTCTACGGCTACGACGAGGAGGCTTCCCTGGAGTCCGATGGCTCCTCCATCTCCTACCAAACTGACCGCACTGACCAGACCCCCTGCACTCCTGAAGACGACCTGGAAGAG gGCATGGCCAAGGAGGAGACGGAGCTGCGTTTTCGGCAGCTGACGATGGAGTACCAGGCCCTGCAGCGTGCCTAcgccctgctgcaggagcaggtcGGGGGCACCTTGGATGCAGAACGAGAAGTTAAG ACACGTGAGCAGCTCCAAGCAGAAATACACCGATCCCAGGCTCAGATAGAAgacctggagaaggctctggctgagcagggacag GACATGAAGTGGATTCAGGAGAAGCAGGCGTTGTACAGAAGAAATCAGGAACTGGTGGAAAAG ATAAAACAGATGGAAGCCGAGGAGGCTCGTCTCAAACACGATGTCCAGGACGTGAAGGACCAAAACGAGCTGCTGGAATTCAGGATCTTGGAGCTGGAG GAGAGGGAGAGACGGTCCCCTGCCATCAACTTCCACCACGGCCCCTTCACAGAGGGGAAGAGCCCTCTGCAGGTGTACTGCGAGGCAGAAGGTGTAACA GACATAGTGGTAGCAGAGCTGATGAAAAAGCTGGACATTTTAGGGGATAACGCCGTAAGT AACCTGACCAACGAAGAGCAGGTGGTCATCATCCAGGCCAGGACTGTCCTCACGCTGGCTGAAAAG TGGCTCCAGCAGATCGAAGTGACCGAGTCTGCGCTGCAGCAGAAGATGCTGGATCTGGAGAACGAGAAG GAGCTGTTCAGCAAGCAAAAGGGCTACCTGGACGATGAGTTGGACTTCAGGAAACAGTCCCTGGACCAGGCTCACAAG CAAATTCTGGAATTAGAAGCCATGCTCTATGATGCCCTGCAGCAAGAAGCTGGAGCCAAAATTTCCGAACTTCTTtcagaagaggagaaggagaagctgaAGAGCGCCGTGGAGCAATGGAAGCGGCAGGTGATGAGTGAGCTCCGGGAGAGGGACGCCCAAATCCTGCGGGAAAGGATGGAGCTCATTCAGCATGCACAGCAG AGAATTAAAGAGCTAGAAGAAAGAATTGAAGGCCAAAAAAGACAGATAAAAGAGTTAGAGGAAAAG cttTCATTCTTTGGTCATAGTCCTTCAGGCCACATGCACAAG CCTCCTGAGGAcgctccagctgcccctgctGTTCTTCCcaggagctcagccctgctTCCCGAGACCAACACAGAGACTTTGCCCTTTCCACCCCCCCAGATCTGTCTCGTACTTTGCTCCTGGCAATGGGAGGTGCAGTCTGTGGGACCCTTTCCCTGGGGCTGA
- the JAKMIP3 gene encoding janus kinase and microtubule-interacting protein 3 isoform X14 — translation MAKRGSSSRARGDKPDALAALQAANEELRAKLTDIQIELQQEKSKVSKLEREKNQEVKQIKEHEQHKSTVVVTELKVKLHEDKMKELQAVRETLLRQHEAELLRVIKIKDNEIQRLQTLLNAVRDGAPDKVKTVLLTEAKEEAKKGFEVEKIKMQQEISELKGAKKQVEEALTMVIQADKIKAAEIRSVYHLHQEEITRIKRECEREIRRLQLDEKDARRFQLKIAELSGIIRKLEDRNALLSEERNELLKRLREAESQYKPILDKNKRLSRKNEELSHALRRMENKLKFVTQENIAMRQRTGAIRRPSSLNDLDHSQEEREVDFLRLQVIEQQNIIDELSKTLETAGYVKSVMERDKLLRFRKQRKKMTRIPKKPVVETFYGYDEEASLESDGSSISYQTDRTDQTPCTPEDDLEEGMAKEETELRFRQLTMEYQALQRAYALLQEQVGGTLDAEREVKTREQLQAEIHRSQAQIEDLEKALAEQGQDMKWIQEKQALYRRNQELVEKIKQMEAEEARLKHDVQDVKDQNELLEFRILELEERERRSPAINFHHGPFTEGKSPLQVYCEAEGVTDIVVAELMKKLDILGDNAVSNLTNEEQVVIIQARTVLTLAEKWLQQIEVTESALQQKMLDLENEKELFSKQKGYLDDELDFRKQSLDQAHKQILELEAMLYDALQQEAGAKISELLSEEEKEKLKSAVEQWKRQVMSELRERDAQILRERMELIQHAQQRIKELEERIEGQKRQIKELEEKLSFFGHSPSGHMHKPPEDAPAAPAVLPRSSALLPETNTETLPFPPPQICLVLCSWQWEVQSVGPFPWG, via the exons ATGGCCAagaggggctccagcagccGCGCCAGGGGGGACAAGCCCGACGCCTTGGCCGCCCTGCAGGCTGCCAATGAGGAGCTCAGGGCCAAGCTCACCGACATCCAGATcgagctgcagcaggagaagagtAAG GTCAGCAAGTTGGAAAGGGAGAAGAATCAGGAAGTGAAGCAGATCAAGGAGCACGAACAGCATAAAAGTACAGTGGTGGTCACAGAGCTCAAAGTCAAACTTCATGAAGACAAAATGAAAGAGCTCCAAGCTGTTCGAGAAACACTTCTGAGACAGCACGAAGCTGAACTACTCAgagtaattaaaattaaagataaCGAAATCCAGAGACTACAGACCCTGCTCAACGCCGTGCGCGACGGGGCCCCGGACAAGGTGAAAACGGTGCTGCTCACCGAGGCCAAGGAGGAGGCCAAGAAGGGCTTTGAGGTGGAGAAAATCAAAATGCAGCAAGAAATTTCCGAGCTGAAGGGGGCTAAGAAACAAGTGGAGGAGGCTCTCACTATGGTCATCCAAGCTGACAAAATCAAAGCAGCGGAGATAAGGAGTGTGTATCACCTGCACCAGGAGGAGATCACCAGGATCAAGAGGGAGTGCGAGAGGGAAATTCGCAGACTG CAGTTGGATGAAAAAGATGCCCGGCGCTTCCAGCTGAAAATCGCAGAGCTGAGCGGCATCATCCGGAAGCTGGAGGACCGGAACGCGCTGCTGTCGGAGGAGAGGAACGAGCTG TTGAAACGTCTCAGAGAAGCAGAAAGTCAGTATAAGCCCATTTTGGACAAAAACAAACGCCTCAGTAGGAAGAATGAGGAGTTGTCACATGCCTTACGTcgaatggaaaataaattgaaatttgTGACGCAGGAAAATATCGCGATG AGGCAAAGAACTGGAGCAATAAGGAGACCAAGCTCCTTAAATGACCTTGACCACAGccaggaagaaagagaagtggATTTCCTGAGACTACAAGTTATTGAGCAGCAAAACATCATTGATGAGCTCTCCAAG ACCCTGGAGACAGCTGGCTATGTGAAGAGTGTCATG GAACGTGATAAGCTGCTAAGGTtcaggaagcaaaggaaaaaaatgacaagaatTCCTAAg AAGCCGGTGGTGGAGACGTTCTACGGCTACGACGAGGAGGCTTCCCTGGAGTCCGATGGCTCCTCCATCTCCTACCAAACTGACCGCACTGACCAGACCCCCTGCACTCCTGAAGACGACCTGGAAGAG gGCATGGCCAAGGAGGAGACGGAGCTGCGTTTTCGGCAGCTGACGATGGAGTACCAGGCCCTGCAGCGTGCCTAcgccctgctgcaggagcaggtcGGGGGCACCTTGGATGCAGAACGAGAAGTTAAG ACACGTGAGCAGCTCCAAGCAGAAATACACCGATCCCAGGCTCAGATAGAAgacctggagaaggctctggctgagcagggacag GACATGAAGTGGATTCAGGAGAAGCAGGCGTTGTACAGAAGAAATCAGGAACTGGTGGAAAAG ATAAAACAGATGGAAGCCGAGGAGGCTCGTCTCAAACACGATGTCCAGGACGTGAAGGACCAAAACGAGCTGCTGGAATTCAGGATCTTGGAGCTGGAG GAGAGGGAGAGACGGTCCCCTGCCATCAACTTCCACCACGGCCCCTTCACAGAGGGGAAGAGCCCTCTGCAGGTGTACTGCGAGGCAGAAGGTGTAACA GACATAGTGGTAGCAGAGCTGATGAAAAAGCTGGACATTTTAGGGGATAACGCCGTAAGT AACCTGACCAACGAAGAGCAGGTGGTCATCATCCAGGCCAGGACTGTCCTCACGCTGGCTGAAAAG TGGCTCCAGCAGATCGAAGTGACCGAGTCTGCGCTGCAGCAGAAGATGCTGGATCTGGAGAACGAGAAG GAGCTGTTCAGCAAGCAAAAGGGCTACCTGGACGATGAGTTGGACTTCAGGAAACAGTCCCTGGACCAGGCTCACAAG CAAATTCTGGAATTAGAAGCCATGCTCTATGATGCCCTGCAGCAAGAAGCTGGAGCCAAAATTTCCGAACTTCTTtcagaagaggagaaggagaagctgaAGAGCGCCGTGGAGCAATGGAAGCGGCAGGTGATGAGTGAGCTCCGGGAGAGGGACGCCCAAATCCTGCGGGAAAGGATGGAGCTCATTCAGCATGCACAGCAG AGAATTAAAGAGCTAGAAGAAAGAATTGAAGGCCAAAAAAGACAGATAAAAGAGTTAGAGGAAAAG cttTCATTCTTTGGTCATAGTCCTTCAGGCCACATGCACAAG CCTCCTGAGGAcgctccagctgcccctgctGTTCTTCCcaggagctcagccctgctTCCCGAGACCAACACAGAGACTTTGCCCTTTCCACCCCCCCAGATCTGTCTCGTACTTTGCTCCTGGCAATGGGAGGTGCAGTCTGTGGGACCCTTTCCCTGGGGCTGA
- the JAKMIP3 gene encoding janus kinase and microtubule-interacting protein 3 isoform X5, protein MAKRGSSSRARGDKPDALAALQAANEELRAKLTDIQIELQQEKSKVSKLEREKNQEVKQIKEHEQHKSTVVVTELKVKLHEDKMKELQAVRETLLRQHEAELLRVIKIKDNEIQRLQTLLNAVRDGAPDKVKTVLLTEAKEEAKKGFEVEKIKMQQEISELKGAKKQVEEALTMVIQADKIKAAEIRSVYHLHQEEITRIKRECEREIRRLMEEIKFKDRAVFVLERELGVRAGHAQRLQLQKEALDEQLSQLKESDRHLSSPKRELPYASGAGDASDHSGSPEQQLDEKDARRFQLKIAELSGIIRKLEDRNALLSEERNELLKRLREAESQYKPILDKNKRLSRKNEELSHALRRMENKLKFVTQENIAMRQRTGAIRRPSSLNDLDHSQEEREVDFLRLQVIEQQNIIDELSKTLETAGYVKSVMERDKLLRFRKQRKKMTRIPKPVVETFYGYDEEASLESDGSSISYQTDRTDQTPCTPEDDLEEGMAKEETELRFRQLTMEYQALQRAYALLQEQVGGTLDAEREVKTREQLQAEIHRSQAQIEDLEKALAEQGQDMKWIQEKQALYRRNQELVEKIKQMEAEEARLKHDVQDVKDQNELLEFRILELEERERRSPAINFHHGPFTEGKSPLQVYCEAEGVTDIVVAELMKKLDILGDNANLTNEEQVVIIQARTVLTLAEKWLQQIEVTESALQQKMLDLENEKELFSKQKGYLDDELDFRKQSLDQAHKQILELEAMLYDALQQEAGAKISELLSEEEKEKLKSAVEQWKRQVMSELRERDAQILRERMELIQHAQQRIKELEERIEGQKRQIKELEEKLSFFGHSPSGHMHKPPEDAPAAPAVLPRSSALLPETNTETLPFPPPQICLVLCSWQWEVQSVGPFPWG, encoded by the exons ATGGCCAagaggggctccagcagccGCGCCAGGGGGGACAAGCCCGACGCCTTGGCCGCCCTGCAGGCTGCCAATGAGGAGCTCAGGGCCAAGCTCACCGACATCCAGATcgagctgcagcaggagaagagtAAG GTCAGCAAGTTGGAAAGGGAGAAGAATCAGGAAGTGAAGCAGATCAAGGAGCACGAACAGCATAAAAGTACAGTGGTGGTCACAGAGCTCAAAGTCAAACTTCATGAAGACAAAATGAAAGAGCTCCAAGCTGTTCGAGAAACACTTCTGAGACAGCACGAAGCTGAACTACTCAgagtaattaaaattaaagataaCGAAATCCAGAGACTACAGACCCTGCTCAACGCCGTGCGCGACGGGGCCCCGGACAAGGTGAAAACGGTGCTGCTCACCGAGGCCAAGGAGGAGGCCAAGAAGGGCTTTGAGGTGGAGAAAATCAAAATGCAGCAAGAAATTTCCGAGCTGAAGGGGGCTAAGAAACAAGTGGAGGAGGCTCTCACTATGGTCATCCAAGCTGACAAAATCAAAGCAGCGGAGATAAGGAGTGTGTATCACCTGCACCAGGAGGAGATCACCAGGATCAAGAGGGAGTGCGAGAGGGAAATTCGCAGACTG ATGGAGGAGATTAAGTTTAAGGACAGAGCAGTCTTCGTGCTGGAGAGAGAGTTAGGGGTGCGAGCCGGGCATGCTCAGAGACTGCAGCTCCAAAAAGAGGCTTTAGATGAACAACTGTCCCAGCTCAAAGAGTCTGACCGGCATCTGAGCAGCCCCAAGCGGGAACTTCCTTATGCAAGTGGTGCAGGAGACGCTTCAGATCATTCGGGAAGCCCC GAACAGCAGTTGGATGAAAAAGATGCCCGGCGCTTCCAGCTGAAAATCGCAGAGCTGAGCGGCATCATCCGGAAGCTGGAGGACCGGAACGCGCTGCTGTCGGAGGAGAGGAACGAGCTG TTGAAACGTCTCAGAGAAGCAGAAAGTCAGTATAAGCCCATTTTGGACAAAAACAAACGCCTCAGTAGGAAGAATGAGGAGTTGTCACATGCCTTACGTcgaatggaaaataaattgaaatttgTGACGCAGGAAAATATCGCGATG AGGCAAAGAACTGGAGCAATAAGGAGACCAAGCTCCTTAAATGACCTTGACCACAGccaggaagaaagagaagtggATTTCCTGAGACTACAAGTTATTGAGCAGCAAAACATCATTGATGAGCTCTCCAAG ACCCTGGAGACAGCTGGCTATGTGAAGAGTGTCATG GAACGTGATAAGCTGCTAAGGTtcaggaagcaaaggaaaaaaatgacaagaatTCCTAAg CCGGTGGTGGAGACGTTCTACGGCTACGACGAGGAGGCTTCCCTGGAGTCCGATGGCTCCTCCATCTCCTACCAAACTGACCGCACTGACCAGACCCCCTGCACTCCTGAAGACGACCTGGAAGAG gGCATGGCCAAGGAGGAGACGGAGCTGCGTTTTCGGCAGCTGACGATGGAGTACCAGGCCCTGCAGCGTGCCTAcgccctgctgcaggagcaggtcGGGGGCACCTTGGATGCAGAACGAGAAGTTAAG ACACGTGAGCAGCTCCAAGCAGAAATACACCGATCCCAGGCTCAGATAGAAgacctggagaaggctctggctgagcagggacag GACATGAAGTGGATTCAGGAGAAGCAGGCGTTGTACAGAAGAAATCAGGAACTGGTGGAAAAG ATAAAACAGATGGAAGCCGAGGAGGCTCGTCTCAAACACGATGTCCAGGACGTGAAGGACCAAAACGAGCTGCTGGAATTCAGGATCTTGGAGCTGGAG GAGAGGGAGAGACGGTCCCCTGCCATCAACTTCCACCACGGCCCCTTCACAGAGGGGAAGAGCCCTCTGCAGGTGTACTGCGAGGCAGAAGGTGTAACA GACATAGTGGTAGCAGAGCTGATGAAAAAGCTGGACATTTTAGGGGATAACGCC AACCTGACCAACGAAGAGCAGGTGGTCATCATCCAGGCCAGGACTGTCCTCACGCTGGCTGAAAAG TGGCTCCAGCAGATCGAAGTGACCGAGTCTGCGCTGCAGCAGAAGATGCTGGATCTGGAGAACGAGAAG GAGCTGTTCAGCAAGCAAAAGGGCTACCTGGACGATGAGTTGGACTTCAGGAAACAGTCCCTGGACCAGGCTCACAAG CAAATTCTGGAATTAGAAGCCATGCTCTATGATGCCCTGCAGCAAGAAGCTGGAGCCAAAATTTCCGAACTTCTTtcagaagaggagaaggagaagctgaAGAGCGCCGTGGAGCAATGGAAGCGGCAGGTGATGAGTGAGCTCCGGGAGAGGGACGCCCAAATCCTGCGGGAAAGGATGGAGCTCATTCAGCATGCACAGCAG AGAATTAAAGAGCTAGAAGAAAGAATTGAAGGCCAAAAAAGACAGATAAAAGAGTTAGAGGAAAAG cttTCATTCTTTGGTCATAGTCCTTCAGGCCACATGCACAAG CCTCCTGAGGAcgctccagctgcccctgctGTTCTTCCcaggagctcagccctgctTCCCGAGACCAACACAGAGACTTTGCCCTTTCCACCCCCCCAGATCTGTCTCGTACTTTGCTCCTGGCAATGGGAGGTGCAGTCTGTGGGACCCTTTCCCTGGGGCTGA